The Henckelia pumila isolate YLH828 unplaced genomic scaffold, ASM3356847v2 CTG_461:::fragment_3, whole genome shotgun sequence genome window below encodes:
- the LOC140871987 gene encoding uncharacterized protein, with amino-acid sequence MRKYAKALDKAKEGFTELNLELIPRAENIKADHLARLASALSDRPDPIVAGPDEANYVLREIHEGSCGSHLGNLALARKALLAGFFWPTMRKDYSDLVEAEPLAKITENEVLNFLWKNIVCHFGIPRRLASDNGRQLCGSKVRAWCQEMKIEQVFTSVAYPQGNGQVEVNNRTIVQALKTRLDAAKGKWADELPSVLWSYRTTTRSGTGETPFSMVYGTQAVLPAEIGQESARIMAYGANNQELRAMDLDLLEEHRSRAAIRLAAYRKRMTQAYNKRVYPKIFQEGDLVMQKIQHSGERGKQEAKYEGPFKVIGKDGIAAYYLEDAQGKKGKRPWNA; translated from the exons ATGAGGAAATATGCCAAGGCATTAGACAAAGCCAAGGAAGGATTCACCGAACTGAACTTGGAGCTCATCCCCCGAGCTGAGAACATCAAGGCCGACCATTTGGCTCGCTTAGCCAGTGCCTTGAGTGACCGACCTGACCCCATTGTTGCAG GTCCCGACGAAGCAAATTATGTATTACGGGAAATTCATGAAGGGTCTTGCGGAAGTCATCTAGGTAATCTTGCCCTGGCTCGGAAAGCCCTTCTTGCTGGTTTCTTTTGGCCTACTATGCGGAAGGACTATTCAGATCTG GTGGAAGCTGAACCCCTAGCAAAAATTACAGAGAATGAAGTGCTCAATTTTCTATGGAAAAATATAGTGTGCCACTTTGGGATCCCTCGCAGGTTAGCATCAGACAATGGAAGACAGTTATGTGGATCCAAAGTCCGAGCATGGTGTCAAGAAATGAAGATCGAACAAGTTTTCACCTCTGTAGCATACCCGCAAGGGAATGGACAGGTCGAAGTTAACAACAGAACGATAGTCCAGGCTCTTAAGACACGACTGGATGCAGCCAAGGGCAAGTGGGCGGATGAACTCCCTTCCGTATTGTGGTCTTACCGAACTACAACTCGATCCGGTACGGGTGAAACTCCTTTCAGTATGGTGTATGGGACTCAAGCTGTTCTCCCAGCAGAAATTGGACAAGAGAGTGCTAGGATAATGGCATATGGGGCAAACAATCAAGAACTGCGAGCAATGGATTTGGACTTACTTGAAGAGCACAGGTCCCGAGCTGCAATTAGGCTCGCAGCCTATCGCAAGCGAATGACCCAGGCCTACAATAAAAGAGTATACCCTAAGATTTTCCAAGAGGGAGACCTGGTTATGCAAAAGATACAACATTCAGGGGAAAGAGGAAAGCAagaggccaagtatgaaggcccATTCAAAGTGATAGGAAAAGATGGAATAGCTGCATACTACTTAGAAGATGCCCAAGGAAAAAAGggtaaaaggccatggaatgctTAG